The proteins below come from a single Oncorhynchus gorbuscha isolate QuinsamMale2020 ecotype Even-year linkage group LG12, OgorEven_v1.0, whole genome shotgun sequence genomic window:
- the lg12h1orf131 gene encoding uncharacterized protein C1orf131 homolog has product MDNNENGKEEDTDQFFLDHVLNTLYDFGDRTVSKREHKSQKKRSQRSEVEDEDAAADDCSDTKESLEVRHSDISAIDLPGASEVGNTSSTTKQAPPVEVVTFQDPTKRPRQARKPPVPEVKDKPPQKKEKKVDPDEFSLEKARLEVHRFGITGYQKVQQRVFEQERAIMLGARPPKKEYVNYKVLQQRVKDKKQKAKDEIQTDLKKKKMTKPRDEKRKSSSSKAPTGQVGRFKNGMLVLSTKEIQKIKASIKKK; this is encoded by the exons ATGGACAACAACGAAAATGGAAAGGAAGAAGACACGGATCAGTTTTTTCTTGACCATGTCCTGAATACGCTGTATGATTTCG GTGATCGAACAGTATCAAAGAGAGAACACAAGTCACAGAAGAAGAGATCCCAAAGGAGTGAGGTGGAGGACGAAGACGCCGCTGCAGACGATTGCAGTGATACTAAAGAGAGTCTGGAAGTCAGACATTCAGATATCTCAGCGATTGACCTTCCTGGTGCTTCTGAAGTTGGAAACACAAGTTCAACCACTAAACAGGCACCACCAGTAGAGGTGGTCACATTCCAGGATCCTACAAAGAGACCGAGACAAGCCAGAAAGCCACCAGTGCCCGAGGTCAAGGACAAG CCTCctcaaaaaaaagagaaaaaggtGGACCCAGATGAATTCAGTCTAGAAAAG GCTCGGTTAGAAGTTCATAGATTTGGAATCACTGGATACCAGAAAGTGCAGCAGAGGGTTTTTGAACAGGAGCGAGCCATCATGCTTGGAGCAAGG CCCCCGAAGAAGGAGTATGTAAACTACAAAGTGTTGCAGCAAAGGGTTAAGGACAAGAAGCAAAAGGCAAAGGATGAGATTCAGACG GACTTAAAGAAAAAGAAGATGACTAAACCAAG GGATGAGAAGAGGAAGTCGTCGTCCAGTAAAGCTCCAACAGGCCAGGTGGGACGCTTTAAAAATGGAATGCTGGTCCTGAGCACCAAAGAAATTCAGAAAATAAAAGCCTCCATCAAAAAAAAATAA
- the gnpat gene encoding dihydroxyacetone phosphate acyltransferase, whose product MASKTLYSQRDPMLKRDGFEDILEERRNSSDLKYALRCYAPVLYKGVTPCKANMLKNIVLQSDQLHYVINQVSQESGEAPDIIQEEASVILEEMAHRLQISTVRFFAFALSKAFKTLFQHVCVNEEGIQRLQQAIQEHPVVLLPSHRSYMDFLLMSYILYTYDLALPVIAAGMDFMGMKFVGEMLRMSGAFFIRRSFGGDKLYWAVFSEYVKTMLRNGFAPIEFFLEGTRSRTCKSLTPKLGLLNIVIEPFFKGEVFDVNLVPVSISYERILEESLYARELLGVPKPKESTSGLLKARRILSEDYGSIHVYFGQPVSVRSLAQGKVNRSTYNLFPRHIPRKPMEETQSFVNDTAYRIVRLQEDNMVLKPWVLMASLLLQNLEGLELSVLTEQTVWLRGLALSYAAFLDWPDHAPTAKVVSSSLALHRGLACVSGGRVSLVVGEPLGPVTPEEALFNRAVSVLSCASYRNQVLHVFLRPAMLAVAMHTAASSKKNEVYNCFSFLWDMFSNDFILCPGDTVQDFEEACYLLVKTGAVQMPQQDIVMTDIGQPTLSFFNGLLEPFLQGYQVVCRYLCEEASEGLTEKQYIPAVRSFAVKLILAGNLRCYEVLSSDMQKNALAALLRMDAVRKVKVADQVTLIVNKMAVNSIDDILGGKLPTQKALLARL is encoded by the exons ATGGCATCAAAAACTCTTTATTCG CAAAGGGACCCAATGCTAAAGAGAGATGGCTTTGAAGACATtttagaagagaggaggaactcCAGCGACTTGAAGTACGCGTTGAGGTGCTATGCACCGGTTCTTTACAAGGGAGTCACTCCCTGCAAAGCAAACATGCTCAAGAATATCGTTCTCCAATCTGATCAGCTACACTATGTCATTAATCAA GTGTCACAAGAGTCTGGCGAGGCCCCTGACATCATCCAAGAAGAGGCCTCTGTCATTCTGGAGGAGATGGCCCACCGGCTCCAGATCAGCACCGTCCGCTTCTTTGCCTTCGCTCTTAGTAAGGCCTTCAAAACCCTCTTCCAACATGTCTGTGTCAACGAGGAGGGCATCCAGAGA CTCCAACAGGCCATCCAGGAGCATCCGGTGGTGTTGCTCCCCAGTCACCGTAGTTACATGGACTTCCTGTTGATGTCCTACATCCTATACACCTATGACCTCGCCCTGCCTGTCATCGCTGCAGGCATGG ATTTCATGGGGATGAAGTTTGTTGGTGAGATGCTCCGGATGTCAGGAGCGTTCTTTATCCGGCGCTCGTTTGGAGGAGACAAACTGTACTGGGCTGTGTTCTCAGAGTATGTGAAGACCATGCTGAGG AATGGATTTGCACCTATTGAGTTCTTCTTAGAGGGTACAAGAAGCCGAACATGCAAGTCCCTCACCCCTAAATTag GATTACTGAATATCGTGATTGAACCATTCTTCAAAGGAGAAGTGTTTGATGTCAACCTAGTGCCTGTCAGCATCAGTTATGAGAGGATACTAGAGGAATCTCTCTATGCCAGGGAGCTCCTGGGAGTGCCCAAGCCTAAGGAGTCCACCTCT GGACTGTTGAAAGCCAGGAGAATCCTCAGTGAAGACTATGGCAGCATTCATGTGTACTTTGGCCAACCAGTGTCAGTACGGAGTCTGGCCCAGGGCAAGGTCAACCGCTCTACGTACAACCTTTTCCCAAG ACACATCCCTAGGAAGCCCATGGAGGAGACTCAGTCATTTGTGAATGACACTGCCTACAGGATAGTGCGTCTGCAGGAGGACAACATGGTGCTGAAGCCCTGGGTCCTGATGGCCTCCCTCCTCCTGCAGAACCTGGAGGGCCTGGAGCTGTCTGTGCTGACAGAGCAGACCGTCTGGCTCCGAGGCCTAGCCCTGTCTTATGCTGCCTTCCTGGACTGGCCTG ACCATGCTCCCACAGCGAAGGTGGTGTCGTCCAGCCTGGCTCTCCACAGGGGCTTGGCGTGTGTCTCAGGGGGCCGGGTTAGTCTGGTGGTAGGGGAGCCCCTGGGCCCGGTGACCCCAGAGGAGGCTCTCTTTAACAGAGCCGTCAGCGTGCTCTCCTGTGCCTCCTACAGGAACCAGGTCCTTCACGTGTTCCTCCGGCCCGCCATGCTGGCTGTGGCCATGCACACTGCAGCCTCCTCTAAGAAGA ATGAAGTGTACAACTGCTTCAGCTTCCTTTGGGACATGTTCTCCAATGACTTCATCCTCTGTCCTGGGGACACTGTCCAG GACTTTGAGGAGGCGTGTTACCTGCTGGTGAAGACTGGTGCTGTCCAGATGCCGCAGCAGGACATAGTGATGACAGACATAGGTCAGcccaccctctccttcttcaATGGCCTGCTGGAACCATTCCTACAAGGCTACCAG GTGGTGTGTCGGTACCTCTGTGAGGAGGCCAGTGAGGGCCTGACAGAGAAGCAGTACATCCCTGCTGTCCGCAGCTTCGCTGTCAAACTCATCCTAGCAG GAAACCTGAGGTGCTATGAGGTGCTATCGTCAGACATGCAGAAGAATGCTCTTGCCGCTTTGCTGCGTATGGATGCTGTAAGAAAGGTCAAAGT AGCTGATCAAGTCACTCTCATAGTGAACAAGATGGCTGTGAACTCTATAGACGATATACTGG GAGGCAAACTTCCCACACAGAAAGCGCTCCTCGCTCGACTGTAG